One stretch of Clavelina lepadiformis chromosome 6, kaClaLepa1.1, whole genome shotgun sequence DNA includes these proteins:
- the LOC143462972 gene encoding sulfotransferase 1B1-like translates to MVKHVNAQMMDTKFAYKSTLSYLSEEDQQKYSAEFKKYLQKAWRDDVTHKECNGYYFLPAHEPTTAQFAYNQWAPNEGDVIVASYPKTGSTWMAELVCNIVYCHDEDMIQKVKDTTFFFSFLSGGPESKYEVLEKLGIPRKVLRTHLPASLVNFKKYHERGVKIIYMIRNPKDQAVSWYHFCRTQPFADLPSYKDMYSTDKKKFFDAYLTCEHKLFAKKGEGYLEHLKEWYPHQNDNNVLFVYYEDLKKNAKEEMRKVAKFLDINLSCEDANIIAEKTNFNSMKKLHQIRSIQENKPYFKVCRKGKIGEWRDYLTTEQSNLIDEKVQNILGDTNLEFSYYGGDVEASC, encoded by the exons ATGGTGAAACATGTAAATGCTCAG ATGATGGATACCAAGTTTGCATACAAATCAACACTATCCTACTTGTCTGAGGAGGATCAGCAAAAATACTCAGCTGAGTTTAAGAAATATTTGCAGAAAGCCTGGAGAGACGACGTTACTCATAAAGAATGTAATGGATATTACTTCCTTCCTGCACATGAACCGACTACTGCTCAATTTGCTTACAACCAATGGGCCCCAAATGAAGGTGACGTCATTGTTGCATCATACCCAAAAACAG GTTCAACGTGGATGGCAGAACTTGTATGCAATATTGTCTATTGCCATGATGAAGACATGatacaaaaagtaaaagacactacgtttttcttttcattccTATCAGGCGGACCAG AATCCAAATATGAAGTTCTTGAAAAATTGGGCAttccaagaaaagttttgcGAACTCATTTGCCGGCTTCTTtagttaatttcaaaaaatatcatgAAAGAGGAGTTAAG ATTATCTATATGATAAGGAATCCCAAAGACCAGGCAGTTTCCTGGTATCACTTCTGCAGAACTCAACCTTTTGCTGATTTGCCATCATACAAGGATATGTACTCTACTGataaaaagaagttttttgaTGCATATTTGACAT GCGAGCATAAACTTTTTGCTAAGAAAGGTGAAGGATATTTGGAACATCTGAAAGAATGGTATCCCCATCAAAACGACAACaacgttttgtttgtttactatgaagacttgaaaaaa AATGCAAAAGAAGAAATGAGGAAAGTTGCAAAGTTTTTGGACATTAATTTAAGTTGTGAAGATGCTAACATAATAGcagagaaaacaaatttcaactcTATGAAAAAACTACATCAAATTAGATCGATTCAAGAAAACAAGCCTTACTTCAAAGTATGCCGAAAAG GTAAAATAGGAGAATGGAGAGATTATTTAACCACTGAACAGTCAAATTTAATCGATGAAAAAGTCCAAAATATCCTCGGTGATACAAACTTGGAATTCTCTTACTATGGTGGTGATGTTGAAGCAAGCTGTTAA
- the LOC143462974 gene encoding sulfotransferase 1B1-like: protein MMDFTFAYGPTLSYLSVEDQQKYSAEFKRYLQKAWRDDVTHKQWNGYYLLPAHEPAAAQFAYNKWNPNEGDVIVASYPKTGTNWMAELVSNIAYCHDEEMLQKVKDTTVFFSFLSGGPESKYEVLEKLGIPRKVLRTHLPASLVNFKKYHERGVKIIYMIRNPKDQAVSWYHFCRTQPFADLPSYKDIYTTEKRKFFDTYLKGEHKLFAKKGEGYLEHLKEWYPHQNDNNVLFVHYEDLKKNTKQEIRKVAKFLEITLSGQDVEVIAKRTSFDFMKESDRIKSIQENKPYFKVYRKGRIGEWRDYLTTEQSSLIDEKVQKILGDTNLEFSYYGGDVKASC, encoded by the exons ATGATGGACTTCACGTTTGCATATGGACCAACATTATCCTATTTATCTGTAGAAGATCAGCAAAAATATTCAGCTGAGTTTAAAAGGTATTTGCAGAAAGCCTGGAGAGATGATGTTACTCATAAACAATGGAATGGATATTACTTACTTCCTGCACATGAACCTGCTGCAGCTCAGTTTGCTTACAATAAATGGAATCCTAATGAAGGCGACGTTATTGTTGCGTCATATCCAAAAACAG GTACAAACTGGATGGCAGAACTTGTAAGCAATATTGCTTATTGTCATGATgaagaaatgttgcaaaaagtaaaagaCACCACGGTTTTCTTTTCGTTCCTATCAGGCGGACCAG AATCCAAATATGAAGTTCTTGAAAAATTGGGCAttccaagaaaagttttgcGAACTCATTTGCCGGCTTCTTtagttaatttcaaaaaatatcatgAAAGAGGAGTTAAG ATTATCTATATGATAAGGAATCCCAAAGACCAGGCAGTTTCCTGGTATCACTTCTGCAGAACTCAACCTTTTGCTGATTTGCCATCATACAAGGATATATACACaactgaaaaaagaaaattttttgacacatatttaaaag GTGAGCATAAACTTTTTGCTAAGAAAGGTGAAGGATATTTGGAACATCTGAAAGAATGGTATCCCCATCAAAACGACAACAAcgttttgtttgttcattatgaagacttgaaaaaa AATACAAAGCAAGAAATAAGGAAAGTTGCAAAGTTTTTGGAAATTACTTTAAGTGGACAAGATGTAGAGGTAATAGCGAAGAGAACAAGCTTTGACTTTATGAAAGAATCAGATCGAATTAAGTCGATTCAGGAAAACAAGCCTTACTTTAAAGTTTACCGAAAAG GTAGAATAGGAGAATGGAGAGATTATTTAACAACTGAACAGTCAAGTTTAATCGATGAAAAAGTCCAAAAAATCCTCGGTGATACAAACTTGGAATTCTCTTACTATGGTGGTGATGTTAAAGCAAGCTGTTAA
- the LOC143462975 gene encoding protein YIPF3-like, giving the protein MTSHSSDWGGFSSGDEQTSTQDQAQHSSKSAIIDMGNMDDSSVTSSWEDVGDTTHRVKDSSIEGQEGPGMVSGISGNLGKAVADQMWQSGQQQARKMIDVYANIDILRPYFDVEPKVLLFRLGSSFLPLRSLTTPQKIPNELYGPLMIVFTLIAILLMNMKNAGTVLQQGTLMGTAFGICFGYWFGVSGLIYFLAYLCNAYISVVQCLSLLGYGMVSHCIILLLGHFTHYSHGVFYFLWAIVAGASAARMITVLLSRTVGKSQRLLLCITISSFHMLFLLYLHFAYHQVVKDILETLDKDLIPAYQAAEDNIRVARDEPESEIAAT; this is encoded by the exons ATGACTTCGCACAGTAGTGACTGGGGAGGATTTAGTAGCGGAGATGAACAAACTAGCACTCAG GATCAAGCACAACACAGCAGCAAGTCAGCGATAATTGACATGGGAAATATGGATGACTCCTCAGTTACGTCAAGCTGGGAAGATGTTGGTGATACTACTCACAGGGTCAAAGACTCGTCCATCGAAGGACAAGAAGGTCCGGGCATGGTGTCGGGAATTAGTGGCAATTTAGGAAAAGCCGTTGCAGATCAG ATGTGGCAAAGTGGTCAACAGCAAGCTCGTAAAATGATTGATGTCTATGCAAACATTGATATCCTGAGGCCATATTTTGATGTGGAACctaaagttttactttttcgtCTGGGTTCATCTTTTCTTCCATTGCGTTCATTGACTACGCCACAG AAAATTCCAAATGAATTGTATGGACCTCTCATGATTGTTTTTACACTGATTGCAATATTACTCATGAATATGAAGAATGCTGGAACTGTTTTG CAACAAGGCACTTTAATGGGAACAGCATTCGGTATCTGCTTCGGATATTGGTTTGGCGTTTCAGGGCTGATCTATTTTCTTGCCTATTTGTGCAATGCTTACATTAGTGTTGTTCAATGCTTATCTCTCCTG gGTTATGGCATGGTCAGTCATTGTATTATTCTTCTTTTGGGACATTTCACACATTATTCTCATGGTGTCTTCTACTTTCTCTGGGCTATAGTGGCTGGAGCATCAGCTGCTAGAATG ataaCAGTTCTGCTTTCAAGAACAGTTGGCAAGTCACAGAGACTGCTACTCTGCATAACAATCTCCAGTTTTCATATGTTGTTTTTACTCTATTTACACTTTGCTTATCATCAAGTTGTCAAAG ATATTTTGGAAACATTAGACAAAGATCTCATCCCTGCGTACCAAGCGGCAGAAGACAACATTCGAGTCGCGCGCGATGAACCAGAATCCGAGATTGCTGCAACATAA
- the LOC143462169 gene encoding sulfotransferase 1B1-like gives MDNTYAYGPTLSYLSKEDQQKYSAEFKRYLQKAWREDATPKEWNGYYLLPAHEPATAQCAYNEWNPKEGDVIVASYPKTGTTWLGELVCNVVHCHDQKMLQKVTDTTFFFTFLSDGPESKFEVLEKLDIPKKVMRTHLPASLINFKKYHERGVKVIYIIRNPKDQAVSWYHFCRTQPFAALPSYKDMYTSDKRKFFDSYIDRCFREQKLFAKKGEGYLEHLKEWYPHQNDSNVLFVHYEDLKKNTKEAIRKVAKFLNVDLNDGDVEIIAEKISFESMKKSKVEDRKDGKTSLLRKGTVGEWKNCLTVAQSELIDRKVKKILGDANLKFIYELE, from the exons ATGGATAACACTTATGCTTACGGACCAACGTTATCATATTTATCTAAGGAAGATCAGCAGAAATACTCAGCTGAGTTTAAGAGATATTTGCAGAAAGCCTGGAGAGAGGACGCTACTCCTAAAGAATGGAATGGATATTACTTACTTCCTGCACATGAACCGGCTACTGCTCAGTGTGCTTACAATGAATGGAATCCAAAGGAAGGCGACGTCATTGTTGCGTCATACCCAAAAACAG GTACCACATGGTTGGGAGAACTTGTTTGCAATGTTGTTCATTGCCATgatcaaaaaatgttgcaaaaagtAACAGACACCACGTTTTTCTTTACCTTCTTATCAGACGGACCAG AATCAAAATTTGAGGTCCTTGAAAAACTGGACATTCCAAAAAAAGTGATGCGAACACATTTACCGGCATCTTtgattaatttcaaaaaatatcatgAAAGAGGAGTAAAG GTGATTTATATAATAAGAAACCCTAAAGACCAAGCAGTGTCCTGGTATCACTTCTGCAGAACTCAACCCTTTGCTGCTTTGCCATCATATAAGGATATGTACACCAGTGACAAAAGAAAATTCTTTGATAGTTACATAGATAG ATGTTTCC GAGAACAAAAGCTTTTTGCTAAGAAAGGGGAAGGATATTTGGAGCATCTTAAGGAATGGTATCCCCACCAAAATGAcagcaatgttttgtttgttcattatgaagatttgaaaaaa AATACAAAAGAAGCAATTAGAAAggttgcaaaatttttgaatGTGGACTTAAATGATGGGGACGTGGAAATAATAGCAGagaaaataagttttgaatcgatgaaaaaatcaaaagtaGAAGACAGAAAAGATGGCAAAACTTCATTGCTTCGTAAAG GTACGGTGGGAGAATGGAAGAACTGTTTGACTGTGGCTCAGTCGGAATTGATCGACaggaaagtgaaaaaaattctCGGTGATGCaaacttgaaatttatttatgaaTTGGAGTAA
- the LOC143462973 gene encoding amine sulfotransferase-like, translating to MMDFTFAYGPALSYLSEEDQQKYSAEFKKYLQKTWRDDVTHKEWKGYYLLPAFEPATAQFAYNQWNPNKGDVIVASYAKTGTTWMRELARHILYCNDDAMLKKTKYVNFFFTYLEFGPESKYEVLEKLNIPQKVMGTHLPAPLINFKKFKEKGTKIIYMIRNPKDQAVSWYHFCRTQPFADLPPYKDMYTPDKKIFFDTYFAGEHKLFAKKGEGYLEHLKEWYPHQNDSNVLFVYYEDLKKDITQGIRKVAKFLDVALSDEDVDMIAEKTSFNSMKKSARQTEKSRKQKVRVLKLLRKGTVGEWRDYLTFDQSKLIDEKVQKILGDTNLKFVYDLDNTRCNL from the exons ATGATGGATTTCACATTTGCATACGGACCAGCATTGTCGTATTTATCTGAGGAAGATCAGCAAAAATATTCAGCCGAGTTTAAGAAATATTTGCAGAAAACCTGGAGAGACGACGTTACTCATAAAGAATGGAAAGGATATTACTTGCTTCCTGCATTTGAACCTGCTACTGCTCAATTTGCTTACAACCAATGGAATCCAAATAAAGGCGATGTCATTGTTGCGTCATATGCAAAAACAG GTACGACTTGGATGAGGGAATTAGCTCGACATATACTCTATTGCAATGACGACGCGAtgttgaaaaaaacaaaatatgtaaattttttctttacctACTTGGAATTTGGACCAg AGTCCAAATATGAAGTCTTGGAAAAGCTGAACATCCCACAAAAGGTGATGGGAACTCATTTACCGGCTCCTTTGatcaattttaagaaatttaaagaaaaaggaACAAAG ATCATTTATATGATACGAAATCCTAAAGACCAAGCAGTTTCCTGGTACCACTTTTGCAGAACTCAACCCTTTGCTGATTTACCACCATACAAAGACATGTACACTCCTgataaaaagatattttttgataCCTACTTTGCAG gcgAGCACAAACTTTTTGCTAAGAAAGGTGAAGGATATTTGGAACATCTGAAGGAATGGTATCCCCATCAAAATGACAGCAACGTTCTGTTTGTTTATTACGAAGACCTTAAAAAA GATATAACCCAAGGAATCAGAAAAGTTGCAAAGTTTTTGGATGTCGCTTTAAGCGATGAAGACGTGGACATGATAGCAGAGAAAACTAGTTTCAACTCAATGAAGAAGTCAGCTCgacaaacagaaaaaagccGAAAACAAAAAGTCCGAGTGTTAAAACTTCTCCGGAAAG GTACTGTTGGTGAATGGAGGGACTACTTAACCTTCGATCAGTCGAAGTTAATCGACGAAAAAGTGCAGAAAATTCTTGGCGATACTAATCTTAAATTCGTTTATGATTTGGATAACACTAGATGCAATCTGTAA